The stretch of DNA CTCTCTATCAGGGTCACCCTCTCATCCGCCACACGCACCACCTTCTGATAAACCGCCACGGAGGAGGGACCAGCGGCATCCGCAGAGCCAGACCTCTCCTGGACTTCTTCCTGCCACTCCTGCTCCATCTGCCGTAGTCTCTCCCTCAAACTGTTACCTAACGGATGTTCTTCTGTCACCTCTTCCTCTTCAGGAGACAATCCCTTAAGAaacactttctttatttcttccTCCAGCTCATCCTCCCCAGCCTCCACCCTCCTCACCACTACTGTGGGTTGCCGCTCCAGCTCCTCTTCTGCTCTCAGCTtttccacctcctcctcccccaGCTCCCCCTCTACCATCTTCTGCAGCCTCTCTGCCATCTCGCCAACTTCCTGCAGCCTTTCCTCTAAATCTCTCACTTCCCTCAGCTTCCCCTCCAAAGCCTCCACCTCCTGCCGTGTGACTATCACAGTTACGGTTTCCTGCAGCCGCTCAATCACTTCCTGTGTGGCCACAGATGCCCCCCTCTTCTTCACGTCGAGCTGGAACTGCGCTGTGGGAGAGACTGGAGGGGAGGGATCACAAACGACACTCAGAGGACGTGGGACTTACTTGGGTGAAGGCGTgtgaaaaataaaagttttaccACAAATGAAACTCACACTTTTCAACACTTTCAGTCAGGCTGACGATTCGGTCGAAGTACACAGACCAATCGTCTCGGAGCGTCTGTGCAGGCTGCAGCTGCCAATCCAAAGAGGACGGTTGTACCACGCCGGGGTCGGCTGGCATCAGAGAAATGATTTCAACACCTTTGTACCGGTTTAGTTCAACATTCCAGCTCGGAGCAGATGGGCATCTGTGGCGATACTAGTACCTGGTTGGTCAGTAAAATCAAAAGATGGGACTTTGGGAAGAGAACGTTGTAGATACAGAAGGTCAGACCACTCCTCGCCTCTTCTCGTCTGCAGCTGTTGGTCGACCACCACCGCCTGACCCGGCTGGGTCTCGGTGCCCTGCTGGGTTACTGCGGCTGTGCGCACAGACCGTCCCTGTTCCCAGGACTGAGTAAAAGCCTGCTCTGACTCCCCTCTGGCTGTGGAGAGATGGCAGGGTGACTCAAGTTATGTAACAACCACAGCAAAAGCTTCACGGTGCTTGAAGCGGGTTTTGAACTTCAGTGGGTGGAAGCATTCCACTCCTGGACTCTTATAAGTCCAGCGAGGCAGACGAAGTTAGTGCAAGAGCAAACGTGAGGTTATGTTTATTGATataacccgtttcagaggcggccGCTGCTGCAGCAGTGATGAGCAACAAAGTCAATAAAAACGTTGGAGTCGAAAGCGGAGCGGCAGCAACCTCAAGACTGGAGATGAAAGATGAAAGCATGTTGTTCTTCTCACCAGGGCCGATGAATAAAAAAGCAATGAAGCTGACGGCAATTAGTGAGCAATGATGGGTTAGAAATATGCCGAAAGGCATGGAGCAAGGCCGACACACACTTCCTGGTACCTGTGGGTTCAGGAGAAAGCAGAGGTTTGTCGCGTGCGGTTATTATTGACCAATCATCGGTGTCAGACCGTGTTGATGCTGAGAGCTGCTGCAGGAACTGCAGCGTCTCTTCTCCAGCTGCAAGAGCGAAACAAGTCATCAAACTGACGCTTTGCTCTAGGAAGGGCGGGCTTCCTGACACACACTTTGAACCCACCTCCGTCCAAGTTGCGCGATAGCCTTTTGCTAGCAGAGCGTGTGAAGCGAGGTGCAGGGCGGTCGATCATGGAGCTTGCGTGTCGGGTCTGGGCCTGGGTTCGACCGCTGTAGCGGAACTTGGAGCCCAGAACGAGGAAGCGGCGAGATGTTGGGGGCTCCACTGACTGGACCCTGAGTGAAAAACACAATAACTTTATTTTCAGCAACTTATTAACAGCTCTAATAAACCTGCAAGCGGCCAATTTCCTTGAAGTGTTGTTCTGATGGAATCTGACGGCCAGAAACAAAACAATTTAAGGTTCAATGTCCAGGTTTGCATCACGACCGTGTCTCTTCTTCTGCTTAGCTCCGCTAGAGCTTAAGCTGCAGGAAGCAAACAGCCAATTATCTGGAGGTCAGAGAAAACCTTTAAGCGGCCCCTTGTTGCCGAGCAGAACGCCGTCATCCGGGCTTACCTGAAGAAGGTATGATGCTCCACACAAACTTTCCACAGCTTCTTTGAGGCTTTGTAGCTGGGCAGCTTGAAGCCGATGGTGCTCTCGTACTGCTCCTGCTACAGATGGTTGACCCATTAAAACATATTTAGTTCAACAAATCTTTGTACCAACATGTTTTACTGGAAATAAACTTGATTTATTttctaatggtgtgtgtgtgtctaacacAACGCTTTCACAATAAAGCTTTTCAAATATTTGGGTCAATTGCAACATAAAAGGTCTAAATTCGATGCTGAGTAATAGTAAAGCAGCCCTAAATGAACCTCTCTTTGCTAATATTAAGCTGTATTTTAATAATTAATGAGATCTGAAGTCAGGAACATGGTGGCTTTACCTCCGACGGCCTGATTTTGATGAAGAAGCTGCTCCGTTTGTAGGAGATTTTCAACACTTTGGGCCAAGGGAAGCGGTTGATCCGGAGCTTGTCCTTGTAGACCATCAGGCCACTTGAGCAGACGCCCAGAGTGATGTCCACGCCGTCGAGGTCCTGCAGGTACAAACACACCAGCAACGTTACTGTCTCGCCTCCAGGGGGCAGACTTGTTTGCATGAGCCCACCGTGTAGTTTCAGGTCACAGGTCTACAACATTATTAATCCCTTGTTTTTTACTGACAAAGGGATGGCATCAATTTTGTAATTAAATCTGGACGTTGCTGATGCAGGACGCGGAGGCTGCTGCCAAATGCAACaaagcatttaaaaacaaaccaCCGGGCGCGGCGCGGCTGTTGGGATTTCCAGTAAAAGAATCAAATAAAAGCGCTAAAGCCAACTCAGGGGAGTATTTACCCTGGCTTGGTGCAGGTCGACTCCATACATTGCAAGTTTCTTGGCATTCTCCAGAAACAACAGGTCGGCTTGGGCTGGACTCATCGACCTGACGACAGACAAATCATTTTAGAAGTGTTCATCATAACCTGCTTATAAGAGACATGTTTTCAGTTACATTGGGCTAAATTATGTTTATAACTAATGACAAATGAGAGCCAACTTCAATCTGCCCACGCCCTGTGATAACCTGTAGGTACGGTGCAGCTCCATCACTTTATCCTCCAGCTCTTTGCTCTGTCCGGGGGCCAGGCTCAGATCTTTAACGTAGTCCGTTCCGTGGATCTCTGGGTCATATTCTCCCAGCTCCGACTGGACCGTGTAGGAGCCCAGCAGGGACAACGTGACAAAGGAACAAGGAAGAATGCCTTGCATAATGTCCTTTCTGAGCTGGAGACACAAAAAGTACCTGAAAAAGGCAGAAAAGAAAACACGTTCATGTAGGAAAACCAACGAGCACGGCTCCAGCAGGAGAGGTGTGAACCTGGTGAGGTCTTCGGTAAGCTGTGCTGGATCAGGAGGGTAGAACTTCACGCTGAACGTGAACTCATAAACAGCACCAGGGACTTGTTTTCGAATCTCTTTGGTGAGATCCAACCACGTCTGAGGAAACAAAACCCACAGCTCAGCATCTCTTACCTTTTCGGTTTGCCAGCATCTAAAAGGTCATCATCCTACCTTGCTGGTTGGGCTTTCCCAGTGGGCGAGGCCGAAGTAATCCTTCTCCATGAGGTTGACATGGTCACACACTTTTGTGAAGAGCTCTTGGCCTTTAGCATGTTTCTAAAGGAGAAACGAAGAGATTGCTCAGTCTAGATTCTGCAGGTCTGGAGCTGCACAAACACTCGTTTACACTCTTACATCGAGTTCACACTCAAACTGGGCGTCGTCCAGCAAAGACACTTTGCACTGCATGGTTCGGAGATGTTTGGCGCCTTTGGGTTCCTCCACCTTCTTCTCTGGTTCCTTCTTCTTCACAGGCTTCTCTTTCTTCGTCTCTTGCTTTGCTTTTTCCTCTCCTACGACCGCCTCCTCTTGTTCTGCTGGTTTCTCCTCCGTTTTCTTGGtgtcctcctttttctcttcttcaGGCTCTTCCTTTATTTCTGATTTTTCTTTTGGCTCCTCTGGAGCTGGCTGAGTGAATCAAAGCAGAACATTTGAAAAATGTGTGGGATACTGAAAGTACCAGGGGCAACAATCGGATGACACAATGCTACACACGATGGACGATAGGTTGTCGTTTTTACGGCTGAACCCTCGCAGTAGTTTGTACACAGACTAACTGCTgagatgtttgcatgtaaatgctCAATAACACACATCAGTTCAGTTTCATCACATAAAAATATTGCTAAACTTCAGCACATCgatatattttcttacatccctgcaAAATACTTAAACGTGAAGCATTTAGCGAACAGCGAGAGATCCGCTTGTTCTTAGTTATTTCACTCTTGGATCACAATACGCCTCCCATCAAGGCGCTGAGCCTGGCAGAACAGGGCGCAGCGACCTGAACCGAGACCAGCAACAGGTCAGTCTGCCCCGACGCTCCTGCTTCCATCCGACTCCTCGTTTGTCTCGTAAGATAAAGAAATGTCCGTGTAATGATTTCCTTAATTTAAGGAaactaaagtgtttttttttaaaccgtCGCCTCCACAATGTGCTGACAAGCACGCCGTCGCTAGCGGCGCTGTGAATTTGATGCCAGACGGTCCGATGCACAACAAGTTCTGAATCTGACGGACGTTTCAGCAGTCATCCCGCTCTCTCGTCACTTCCTGTTCATAAATGTAACGAGTTTAGTGGTGCATCAGAATTATGGTAAAATGAGTAGACGGAAAAGGCGTTATTTATAGAGCGGGGGCAAATGTTTGTGCAGGGGGGGGGGTCCATTGTTTTCCGGTTAACTGGCTATTAACCGTTGAGGGGCATCAACAAACGGATAAAGAAATATTAATAAAAGCGCTTCTATGCGGTTTACTTTGCTACGCAAAAAATTACTTTCTCACTACTGTTCCATGAGTTTGGGGTCGGAGTCAGAAGCTTCTGGATGATGGGTGTTGTGGTTCAGTCCAATCCAAATGTATTTATACAACACCTTTATCAACAGTGTCCCAGCTGACCAAGGTGCTGGACATCAAACAAAAGGAGACAAAAGTAGACGAGTCAAGAGGTCATATTAACCGTGTCGAACCACATcatttaaaacaaaaccaaaccGACTACATAACACTGAAAACTACATCACAGGGCAAAACTGTTCTAATTTAAAGGAAGTGAAGCACCACGTTCGACTCACTTCACACATTGACTTCACTGAGAAATCGAGTTGCTggaaattgaaaaagtagctcgaGATGTTTTTTGGAGCAGACTTTGGTTTTAAtttaccgttagcattgttagtgcAACATTAACGTCTAGGCTACTTTACTTTACAAAAAGGTGCCGTGGcttcttctgggtcgctcctgtttactgacgTTGGTTCTTTAAACACCTCTGGAGCTTCAAACTGCCAGTGCCAGCACAGCAGCCTTAGCTGGGCGTCGCAGACtgtaaacagtaactatgtcCCACTTTTGTTTTTGTATCGGGGAAAACGGACAAGAATAATTAATGCCCTTACTTTGTAATTTTAACTTGTTGGTTCTATCGGTTTTATTCTTTGACGTGCGGCACCCTGGTGGCATGGCCGTGCCCGTTaggtgctttatgaataaaagCAGACTTGAATAATCCTAAAGCATCTTATTAAATGTGAAATTTCGGGTTGATTTGGCCAGAAGGCTGCCTGGTCTGTCCTTTTCCTTCATGTCTAAATGAAGTTTCTCCCCCTCTAAAGGATCTCGCCCTGCAGACAACAGGACGTTTCTGTTTACTGTTGTTACGTTTGTGTTTCCCGGGTTTATTTTAGGGGAACCATGTTGGCTTTGCTTCACTAACTTGGCATGAAGTGTGAATGTTTGCTGTGAACTCCGTGCAGCTCACCTGGGTCTCTCCGCTACTGACGGAGTGCTGATCTGCAGCCTGTTCAGCGTCCAGCTCAGTTttcagttctggttctggatcagCGATCGGCGCCTTCAGCAGCTCCTCCTTTTTCACCTCCTTCTTTCCTTTGCTCTTCCCtttgtcttttttcttcttcttttcctcttCCTTCTGTTGCTTTCCTTCTTCTCTATCCTCCTCCTCCTTAACCTCTTCTTTTACCGTCTCCACCTCCTTCTTAGATTCCTTTTCTGTCTTTTTTACCTCTTCTTCCTTTGCTTTCTCCTCCTCCCCCTTTTTGGACTTTTCCTCCTTTGTTTTGTCCTCCTCCGTCTTTTTGGACTTGTCTTCTtttattttttcctcttttttaGGTTTTTCCACCTTtgctttctcctcctccttcttaccCTTTTCTTTAGTCTTTTCCTCCTTTTTAGGTTTTTCCTCCTTCGCCTGCTCCTCCTCTTTCTTTTTTGTCTTCTCCTCTTTCTTTTTtgctttctcttcttctctcTTTTTTATTCTTTCCTCTTCCTCTGCTTTCCTTTTTGCTTTctcctcttcctttttctttACCTTTTCCTCCTTCTCTTTTTTCTTGGCCTCCTTCTTGTCAACCTTTCCTTCTCCTTTCTTTCCAGCCTGGGCAGCTCTTTCTTTAACTTCAGCACTTTCTTTCTTGTCTTCTTTTGATTCTGGTTTGTCCTCCTCCTTTTCTACACTTTGCTTTCTCTTCTCTTCCTGTTTTTCTTCCTCTTTCTTTTccgatttttcttctttttttgtctGGTCCTTTACTTTTCCTTCATTCTTTTCCTCAACTTtcttttttgcttctttctttttctttttacttcCTTTCTTCTCAACCTTTTCTTCCACCTTCTTTTTCTCCTCCTTTTCttctattttttcttcttccttcttcttaacTTCTTTGGTTTCTGATTTTTCCTCCTCAGCTTTTGTCTCCTTATCTTCACTCGTCACTTCTTCCACCTTTTCTTCGACTGGTTTGTCgactttctcctctttttcttcTCTGGCCTTCTCGGCCTCAAACCCCTCGCCCTCAGAACACTGCGAGCGGCGTTTCAGGAATGAGGAGAAGAGGCGCGACAGGCCTTTCCCGGCAGAAGTTCTGGTTCGAGGCTTCAGCTGCTCCTCCTCAGGGGAGGAAACTGCATCTGCCGGCCCAGGCTCGGCGGCctcctcctgggacttcttgctgGAAAGCTGCCCTTCCtgctcggatgctgctgccccctgcTTGTTCCCCGATTCAGATTCGGACTCAGGCGAAGCCCCTCTGGTCTTCTGCTTGCCTTCGGTGTCTGCCTCACTCACGGCGCTTGCCTCTGTTGTCATGGTAGCCACTGGGGAAGGAAAACATAGGGGAGTCAGAGATGGGGAAAGGTCACAGAGCCTGACAGAAGTCGGCCTGGTGActtaaaacaaaacaagacagGCAGCCAACAGAGTCCATGTGGGAAACTTCACACTTTACTTACTGTGAATGATTTCTGATGGTGATACAATCAATTatgatgggagtttgcccaaccaatccacatgtgttttgtggatttggagaaggtttatgaccgtgtccccaggggcaccctgtgggggacgctccaggagtatggggtgggtggctttctgttaagggccatccagtccctttaccagaggagcgtgagtttggtccgcatagccggtagtaagtcggacctgttcccggtgagggttggactccgccagggctgccctttgtcaccggttctgttcataacctttatggacagaatttctagacgcagccgtggtgtggagtgtgtcgagtttgttggcaggagaatctcgtctctgctttttgcggatgatgtggtcctcctagcttcatccagctctgaccttcagctcttgctgggtaggttcgcggccgagtgtgaagcggccggGATGAGGATcctcacctccaaatctgagaccatggttctcgaccggaaaagggtggcttgccaactccaggtccagggagaggtcctacctcaagtggaggagtttaagtatctcggggtcttgttcacgagtgagggtaggagggatcgggagatcgacaggcggattggttcagcgtctgcagtgatgcggacgctgagccgatctgtcgtggggaagagggagctgagccagaaagccaggctctcgatttaccggtcgatctacgtcccaatcctcacctatggtcatgagctttgggtaatgaccgaaagaacaagatcgtggatacaagcggctgaaatgagtttcctccgtagggtggccgggctcagccttagagatagggtgaggagctcggacatttgggagggactcggagtagaaccgctgctcctccggatcaaaaggagtcagttgaggtggtttgggcatctggtcaggaagcctcctggacgcctccccggggaggtgtttcgggcatgccgtgccagcaggaggcccccgggtcgaccaaggacacgttggagaggttacatctccaatctgctccgggaacgccttggggtcctgccggaggagctggtggaggtggccggggagaggacggtctggagctccctagttgggatgctgcccccgcgacccggacccggataagcggaggaagacgacgatgatgatCAGTTAGAGATGACTGTGGGGTTTTAATCCCATTACAAAGTCTGGTTTCTGTACATTTCTGACATGATGCTTCAAATCTAAGATCCATAAATGAATTCAAACGTTCTCACACTGGCTGAATCGTTTCTACAGATCAGCTGATCTGGAACTAAAAAAATCGTATTTTCTTCCTTTGTGAACATTTAATAACCGAGCAGCAGGCTCCATGAACTCACCaccattcattttaaactttcaaTAATAAATTACCCTCATTTTACTCGGATGTTTCGCTTGATCACACACTAACGCATCACCACTAACGCATCACACACTAACGCATCACCACTAACGCATCACCACTAACACATCACCACTAACACAT from Nothobranchius furzeri strain GRZ-AD chromosome 5, NfurGRZ-RIMD1, whole genome shotgun sequence encodes:
- the LOC107378670 gene encoding uncharacterized protein isoform X13, which encodes MFQTNITPERSAEVNTLHVVRACLPFEQLGGGGGGGWTLECLCVLGVSAEEEWVVSVSVVPCCRCLRGLWDLATMTTEASAVSEADTEGKQKTRGASPESESESGNKQGAAASEQEGQLSSKKSQEEAAEPGPADAVSSPEEEQLKPRTRTSAGKGLSRLFSSFLKRRSQCSEGEGFEAEKAREEKEEKVDKPVEEKVEEVTSEDKETKAEEEKSETKEVKKKEEEKIEEKEEKKKVEEKVEKKGSKKKKKEAKKKVEEKNEGKVKDQTKKEEKSEKKEEEKQEEKRKQSVEKEEDKPESKEDKKESAEVKERAAQAGKKGEGKVDKKEAKKKEKEEKVKKKEEEKAKRKAEEEERIKKREEEKAKKKEEKTKKKEEEQAKEEKPKKEEKTKEKGKKEEEKAKVEKPKKEEKIKEDKSKKTEEDKTKEEKSKKGEEEKAKEEEVKKTEKESKKEVETVKEEVKEEEDREEGKQQKEEEKKKKKDKGKSKGKKEVKKEELLKAPIADPEPELKTELDAEQAADQHSVSSGETQPAPEEPKEKSEIKEEPEEEKKEDTKKTEEKPAEQEEAVVGEEKAKQETKKEKPVKKKEPEKKVEEPKGAKHLRTMQCKVSLLDDAQFECELDKHAKGQELFTKVCDHVNLMEKDYFGLAHWESPTSKTWLDLTKEIRKQVPGAVYEFTFSVKFYPPDPAQLTEDLTRYFLCLQLRKDIMQGILPCSFVTLSLLGSYTVQSELGEYDPEIHGTDYVKDLSLAPGQSKELEDKVMELHRTYRSMSPAQADLLFLENAKKLAMYGVDLHQARDLDGVDITLGVCSSGLMVYKDKLRINRFPWPKVLKISYKRSSFFIKIRPSEQEQYESTIGFKLPSYKASKKLWKVCVEHHTFFRVQSVEPPTSRRFLVLGSKFRYSGRTQAQTRHASSMIDRPAPRFTRSASKRLSRNLDGAGEETLQFLQQLSASTRSDTDDWSIITARDKPLLSPEPTARGESEQAFTQSWEQGRSVRTAAVTQQGTETQPGQAVVVDQQLQTRRGEEWSDLLYLQRSLPKVPSFDFTDQPADPGVVQPSSLDWQLQPAQTLRDDWSVYFDRIVSLTESVEKFSPTAQFQLDVKKRGASVATQEVIERLQETVTVIVTRQEVEALEGKLREVRDLEERLQEVGEMAERLQKMVEGELGEEEVEKLRAEEELERQPTVVVRRVEAGEDELEEEIKKVFLKGLSPEEEEVTEEHPLGNSLRERLRQMEQEWQEEVQERSGSADAAGPSSVAVYQKVVRVADERVTLIERWRQAGAREEDQDDWFELFNRLPYVAAFQPAVDAVERAQVGESERLSATLEGRTQIIVEERRSGGSDLSGGSGILQQPAVTGTIDNWFVLLEVPLRKVAYVPPEERSVEVEERQINREAQKRLEEIHHQLATQINDDWFMLLDVRPREAIVMPPGTGKEPQSQRQPSSLGFPRHQREEVSVVEVKAAVQEEDRAEVLVGVELKLIPVEDKDDWFVLLEFPAREPRVSVAEYVSPKGSIKAVTEARSREAVEVVMQIEEEQLPQLRLLPPVGEGGDDWFLLLDAASRVGTCVSPPVFVTRSAKAHAGVAAVAGVAHEKANQADFDQTRPPPLQPLPQRHDGWSAQFEAVHEKPIVSPAVGIIQDVKVASELEVNTTETRRREEVIIDTRGKQDGIRFTEIRMNQIASLLSSEGEDDWFVLLDFTPIKPTITPLPAAGVQSAVHVTEPRPQIIMEDTRPPATSVGLQQWRKVDDDWFMLLDVAAKVSVAVGERFGPGVKTEQRLEVTEKKTQKRITIVEERWRQKEVVRPPPPPLREVEEDWFVLLDWPHKKSVAARDHVQIPAEVRVQAAATPARIDVSERKPQFAKRILEERLPLTHSHVTDDWFVLLDVDVRESAVSTQRGMRPVSAPVFSQAALAEAGIPMALLDQPQTSTPIKTSRQEDRKLEVTVEAVEPSKTEVESGVKPAAVWGEQREVQSSLISTINGDIQHESESEKTSMEGVRMRKKRAKKIEGDSIYIRHSLLMLEEFDKPQEELISHHASISQLKRNFMEAVPESRPSEWDKRLSTHSPFRTLGINGQPLPSADGFVIRLPRGPLLDFYSKRS
- the LOC107378670 gene encoding uncharacterized protein isoform X15, which gives rise to MFQTNITPERSAEVNTLHVVRACLPFEQLGGGGGGGWTLECLCVLGVSAEEEWVVSVSVVPCCRCLRGLWDLATMTTEASAVSEADTEGKQKTRGASPESESESGNKQGAAASEQEGQLSSKKSQEEAAEPGPADAVSSPEEEQLKPRTRTSAGKGLSRLFSSFLKRRSQCSEGEGFEAEKAREEKEEKVDKPVEEKVEEVTSEDKETKAEEEKSETKEVKKKEEEKIEEKEEKKKVEEKVEKKGSKKKKKEAKKKVEEKNEGKVKDQTKKEEKSEKKEEEKQEEKRKQSVEKEEDKPESKEDKKESAEVKERAAQAGKKGEGKVDKKEAKKKEKEEKVKKKEEEKAKRKAEEEERIKKREEEKAKKKEEKTKKKEEEQAKEEKPKKEEKTKEKGKKEEEKAKVEKPKKEEKIKEDKSKKTEEDKTKEEKSKKGEEEKAKEEEVKKTEKESKKEVETVKEEVKEEEDREEGKQQKEEEKKKKKDKGKSKGKKEVKKEELLKAPIADPEPELKTELDAEQAADQHSVSSGETQPAPEEPKEKSEIKEEPEEEKKEDTKKTEEKPAEQEEAVVGEEKAKQETKKEKPVKKKEPEKKVEEPKGAKHLRTMQCKVSLLDDAQFECELDKHAKGQELFTKVCDHVNLMEKDYFGLAHWESPTSKTWLDLTKEIRKQVPGAVYEFTFSVKFYPPDPAQLTEDLTRYFLCLQLRKDIMQGILPCSFVTLSLLGSYTVQSELGEYDPEIHGTDYVKDLSLAPGQSKELEDKVMELHRTYRSMSPAQADLLFLENAKKLAMYGVDLHQARDLDGVDITLGVCSSGLMVYKDKLRINRFPWPKVLKISYKRSSFFIKIRPSEQEQYESTIGFKLPSYKASKKLWKVCVEHHTFFRVQSVEPPTSRRFLVLGSKFRYSGRTQAQTRHASSMIDRPAPRFTRSASKRLSRNLDGAGEETLQFLQQLSASTRSDTDDWSIITARDKPLLSPEPTARGESEQAFTQSWEQGRSVRTAAVTQQGTETQPGQAVVVDQQLQTRRGEEWSDLLYLQRSLPKVPSFDFTDQPADPGVVQPSSLDWQLQPAQTLRDDWSVYFDRIVSLTESVEKFSPTAQFQLDVKKRGASVATQEVIERLQETVTVIVTRQEVEALEGKLREVRDLEERLQEVGEMAERLQKMVEGELGEEEVEKLRAEEELERQPTVVVRRVEAGEDELEEEIKKVFLKGLSPEEEEVTEEHPLGNSLRERLRQMEQEWQEEVQERSGSADAAGPSSVAVYQKVVRVADERVTLIERWRQAGAREEDQDDWFELFNRLPYVAAFQPAVDAVERAQVGESERLSATLEGRTQIIVEERRSGGSDLSGGSGILQQPAVTGTIDNWFVLLEVPLRKVAYVPPEERSVEVEERQINREAQKRLEEIHHQLATQINDDWFMLLDVRPREAIVMPPGTGKEPQSQRQPSSLGFPRHQREEVSVVEVKAAVQEEDRAEVLVGVELKLIPVEDKDDWFVLLEFPAREPRVSVAEYVSPKGSIKAVTEARSREAVEVVMQIEEEQLPQLRLLPPVGEGGDDWFLLLDAASRVGTCVSPPVFVTRSAKAHAGVAAVAGVAHEKANQADFDQTRPPPLQPLPQRHDGWSAQFEAVHEKPIVSPAVGIIQDVKVASELEVNTTETRRREEVIIDTRGKQDGIRFTEIRMNQIASLLSSEGEDDWFVLLDFTPIKPTITPLPAAGVQSAVHVTEPRPQIIMEDTRPPATSVGLQQWRKVDDDWFMLLDVAAKVSVAVGERFGPGVKTEQRLEVTEKKTQKRITIVEERWRQKEVVRPPPPPLREVEEDWFVLLDWPHKKSVAARDHVQIPAEVRVQAAATPARIDVSERKPQFAKRILEERLPLTHSHVTDDWFVLLDVDVRESAVSTQRGMRPVSAPVFSQAALAEAGIPMALLDQPQTSTPIKTSRQEDRKLEVTVEAVEPSKTEVESGVKPAAVWGEQREVQSSLISTINGDIQHESESEKTSMEGVRMRKKD
- the LOC107378670 gene encoding uncharacterized protein isoform X6; this translates as MHGLFKCPRVRAPPTQQTILHHKQGHALVTAVATMTTEASAVSEADTEGKQKTRGASPESESESGNKQGAAASEQEGQLSSKKSQEEAAEPGPADAVSSPEEEQLKPRTRTSAGKGLSRLFSSFLKRRSQCSEGEGFEAEKAREEKEEKVDKPVEEKVEEVTSEDKETKAEEEKSETKEVKKKEEEKIEEKEEKKKVEEKVEKKGSKKKKKEAKKKVEEKNEGKVKDQTKKEEKSEKKEEEKQEEKRKQSVEKEEDKPESKEDKKESAEVKERAAQAGKKGEGKVDKKEAKKKEKEEKVKKKEEEKAKRKAEEEERIKKREEEKAKKKEEKTKKKEEEQAKEEKPKKEEKTKEKGKKEEEKAKVEKPKKEEKIKEDKSKKTEEDKTKEEKSKKGEEEKAKEEEVKKTEKESKKEVETVKEEVKEEEDREEGKQQKEEEKKKKKDKGKSKGKKEVKKEELLKAPIADPEPELKTELDAEQAADQHSVSSGETQPAPEEPKEKSEIKEEPEEEKKEDTKKTEEKPAEQEEAVVGEEKAKQETKKEKPVKKKEPEKKVEEPKGAKHLRTMQCKVSLLDDAQFECELDKHAKGQELFTKVCDHVNLMEKDYFGLAHWESPTSKTWLDLTKEIRKQVPGAVYEFTFSVKFYPPDPAQLTEDLTRYFLCLQLRKDIMQGILPCSFVTLSLLGSYTVQSELGEYDPEIHGTDYVKDLSLAPGQSKELEDKVMELHRTYRSMSPAQADLLFLENAKKLAMYGVDLHQARDLDGVDITLGVCSSGLMVYKDKLRINRFPWPKVLKISYKRSSFFIKIRPSEQEQYESTIGFKLPSYKASKKLWKVCVEHHTFFRVQSVEPPTSRRFLVLGSKFRYSGRTQAQTRHASSMIDRPAPRFTRSASKRLSRNLDGAGEETLQFLQQLSASTRSDTDDWSIITARDKPLLSPEPTARGESEQAFTQSWEQGRSVRTAAVTQQGTETQPGQAVVVDQQLQTRRGEEWSDLLYLQRSLPKVPSFDFTDQPADPGVVQPSSLDWQLQPAQTLRDDWSVYFDRIVSLTESVEKFSPTAQFQLDVKKRGASVATQEVIERLQETVTVIVTRQEVEALEGKLREVRDLEERLQEVGEMAERLQKMVEGELGEEEVEKLRAEEELERQPTVVVRRVEAGEDELEEEIKKVFLKGLSPEEEEVTEEHPLGNSLRERLRQMEQEWQEEVQERSGSADAAGPSSVAVYQKVVRVADERVTLIERWRQAGAREEDQDDWFELFNRLPYVAAFQPAVDAVERAQVGESERLSATLEGRTQIIVEERRSGGSDLSGGSGILQQPAVTGTIDNWFVLLEVPLRKVAYVPPEERSVEVEERQINREAQKRLEEIHHQLATQINDDWFMLLDVRPREAIVMPPGTGKEPQSQRQPSSLGFPRHQREEVSVVEVKAAVQEEDRAEVLVGVELKLIPVEDKDDWFVLLEFPAREPRVSVAEYVSPKGSIKAVTEARSREAVEVVMQIEEEQLPQLRLLPPVGEGGDDWFLLLDAASRVGTCVSPPVFVTRSAKAHAGVAAVAGVAHEKANQADFDQTRPPPLQPLPQRHDGWSAQFEAVHEKPIVSPAVGIIQDVKVASELEVNTTETRRREEVIIDTRGKQDGIRFTEIRMNQIASLLSSEGEDDWFVLLDFTPIKPTITPLPAAGVQSAVHVTEPRPQIIMEDTRPPATSVGLQQWRKVDDDWFMLLDVAAKVSVAVGERFGPGVKTEQRLEVTEKKTQKRITIVEERWRQKEVVRPPPPPLREVEEDWFVLLDWPHKKSVAARDHVQIPAEVRVQAAATPARIDVSERKPQFAKRILEERLPLTHSHVTDDWFVLLDVDVRESAVSTQRGMRPVSAPVFSQAALAEAGIPMALLDQPQTSTPIKTSRQEDRKLEVTVEAVEPSKTEVESGVKPAAVWGEQREVQSSLISTINGDIQHESESEKTSMEGVRMRKKRAKKIEGDSIYIRHSLLMLEEFDKPQEELISHHASISQLKRNFMEAVPESRPSEWDKRLSTHSPFRTLGINGQPLPSADGSVCISPLCKSSETKASHEGTSSNLGFSDPPSPTVSHESEPESVEALSAPEEAEEESRSHEEVVVFETLSVPVVEVAQLVPSFESFCKALDEIQEEEALCPGASEHSGRIVGSSPASYFRSNGPQVIRCFQPPLVQTQTVTITAVSNSLSSDISTTEVPIIPTKTFTYESSKVTDEGTDEDKDSSVLSSSKSITSESTSGTTVTTTQISKIVKTGSTETRVEKRIVITADSDVDQDTEKHGGASAL